A single region of the Drosophila miranda strain MSH22 chromosome 2, D.miranda_PacBio2.1, whole genome shotgun sequence genome encodes:
- the LOC108155791 gene encoding uncharacterized protein LOC108155791 yields MLRDIFLYLVLIVLFCFIFMAQLIVNVYAFQRQPTPAQKSDKNEIIFV; encoded by the coding sequence ATGTTGCGCGATATCTTTCTGTATCTAGTCCTAATCGTTTTATTTTGCTTCATTTTCATGGCGCAGTTAATCGTCAACGTTTACGCGTTCCAGCGCCAGCCGACGCCCGCCCAGAAGTCGGACAAGAATGAGATTATATTTGTCTAA
- the LOC108155789 gene encoding tropomodulin isoform X10, with product MADTAKDKEVLGEEEEEEEEEESTTTTTTTTSKKTSQWRKTRSTKTSATTKTTTLTTPAKLYGKDLSEYDDVDVESLLAQLSPEEITILAKEVDPDDNFLPPDQRCSYECSKDATGPLNRKQLIEHINKQAIETPDEPEFEPYVQGKVRGKKWVPPPRDAREIEAEEQIAIDMGDEYEHALNDATQEEIIDLAAILGFHSMMNQDQYHASLLNKGQPVGMGWDGITKSTQQKLFPMDPPNATDVEESIKRVKDDDSKLVDLNLNNIKNISDEKLEQLFAALPQNEHLEVLSLTNVGLTDKTALLLAEAIEKSKTLRVLNVETNFISPPVIVKLVQALLKCHTIEEFRASNQRSAVLGNKIEMEITDLVEKNPSLLRLGLHLEFNDARHRVAAHLQRNIDRIRKDLELRLQFRFFNNLHRKSTRIQ from the exons aTGGCAGACACTGCCAAAGACAAGGAGGTCCtcggggaggaggaggaggaggaggaggaagaggagtcCACTACCACCacaacaacgacaaccagCAAGAAAACCTCGCAGTGGCGCAAGACCCGCTccacaaag ACTTCAGCCACCACAAAGACAACCACGCTCACGACGCCCGCCAAGCTGTATGGCAAGGATCTGAGCGAGTACGATGATGTGGATGTGGAGAGCCTGCTGGCCCAGCTCTCGCCTGAAGAGATCACCATACTGGCCAAAGAAGTGGATCCTGAT GACAACTTCCTGCCGCCTGACCAGCGCTGCAGCTACGAGTGCAGCAAGGATGCCACCGGGCCGCTCAATCGCAAGCAGCTGATCGAGCACATCAACAAGCAGGCCATCGAGACGCCCGACGAGCCCGAGTTCGAGCCGTATGTCCAGGGCAAGGTGCGCGGCAAGAAGTGGGTGCCCCCGCCGAGGGATGCCCGCGAGATCGAGGCCGAGGAACAGATCGCCATCGACATGGGCGACGAGTACGAGCACGCGCTGAACGACGCCACGCAGGAGGAGATCATCGATCTGGCCGCCATCCTGGGCTTCCACTCGATGATGAACCAGGACCAGTACCACGCCTCGCTGCTCAACAAGGGCCAGCCCGTGGGCATGGGCTGGGACGGCATCACAAAGTCCACGCAGCAGAAGCTCTTCCCCATGGACCCGCCCAACGCCACCGATGTGGAGGAGTCGATCAAGCGCGTCAAGGACGACGACTCCAAGCTGGTCGACTTGAACTTGAACAACATAAAG AACATCTCGGACGAGAAGCTCGAACAACTCTTCGCCGCACTGCCTCAGAACGAACATCTGGAAGTCCTCTCGCTGACAAACGTCGGCCTGACTGACAAGACAGCTCTCCTGCTCGCGGAGGCGATCGAGAAGAGCAAAACCCTGAGAGTATTAAACGTCGAGACCAACTTCATCAGTCCGCCCGTGATTGTGAAGCTGGTGCAAGCCCTGCTCAAGTGCCACACCATCGAGGAGTTTAGGGCCTCCAATCAG CGATCTGCGGTGCTGGGCAACAAGATCGAGATGGAGATCACCGATCTGGTGGAGAAGAACCCCTCGCTGCTGCGACTCGGCTTGCATCTGGAGTTCAACGATGCCCGCCACCGCGTGGCCGCTCACCTCCAGCGCAACATCGACAGAA
- the LOC108155789 gene encoding tropomodulin isoform X11, which produces MADTAKDKEVLGEEEEEEEEEESTTTTTTTTSKKTSQWRKTRSTKTSATTKTTTLTTPAKLYGKDLSEYDDVDVESLLAQLSPEEITILAKEVDPDDNFLPPDQRCSYECSKDATGPLNRKQLIEHINKQAIETPDEPEFEPYVQGKVRGKKWVPPPRDAREIEAEEQIAIDMGDEYEHALNDATQEEIIDLAAILGFHSMMNQDQYHASLLNKGQPVGMGWDGITKSTQQKLFPMDPPNATDVEESIKRVKDDDSKLVDLNLNNIKNISDEKLEQLFAALPQNEHLEVLSLTNVGLTDKTALLLAEAIEKSKTLRVLNVETNFISPPVIVKLVQALLKCHTIEEFRASNQRSAVLGNKIEMEITDLVEKNPSLLRLGLHLEFNDARHRVAAHLQRNIDRIRVKRLNQRK; this is translated from the exons aTGGCAGACACTGCCAAAGACAAGGAGGTCCtcggggaggaggaggaggaggaggaggaagaggagtcCACTACCACCacaacaacgacaaccagCAAGAAAACCTCGCAGTGGCGCAAGACCCGCTccacaaag ACTTCAGCCACCACAAAGACAACCACGCTCACGACGCCCGCCAAGCTGTATGGCAAGGATCTGAGCGAGTACGATGATGTGGATGTGGAGAGCCTGCTGGCCCAGCTCTCGCCTGAAGAGATCACCATACTGGCCAAAGAAGTGGATCCTGAT GACAACTTCCTGCCGCCTGACCAGCGCTGCAGCTACGAGTGCAGCAAGGATGCCACCGGGCCGCTCAATCGCAAGCAGCTGATCGAGCACATCAACAAGCAGGCCATCGAGACGCCCGACGAGCCCGAGTTCGAGCCGTATGTCCAGGGCAAGGTGCGCGGCAAGAAGTGGGTGCCCCCGCCGAGGGATGCCCGCGAGATCGAGGCCGAGGAACAGATCGCCATCGACATGGGCGACGAGTACGAGCACGCGCTGAACGACGCCACGCAGGAGGAGATCATCGATCTGGCCGCCATCCTGGGCTTCCACTCGATGATGAACCAGGACCAGTACCACGCCTCGCTGCTCAACAAGGGCCAGCCCGTGGGCATGGGCTGGGACGGCATCACAAAGTCCACGCAGCAGAAGCTCTTCCCCATGGACCCGCCCAACGCCACCGATGTGGAGGAGTCGATCAAGCGCGTCAAGGACGACGACTCCAAGCTGGTCGACTTGAACTTGAACAACATAAAG AACATCTCGGACGAGAAGCTCGAACAACTCTTCGCCGCACTGCCTCAGAACGAACATCTGGAAGTCCTCTCGCTGACAAACGTCGGCCTGACTGACAAGACAGCTCTCCTGCTCGCGGAGGCGATCGAGAAGAGCAAAACCCTGAGAGTATTAAACGTCGAGACCAACTTCATCAGTCCGCCCGTGATTGTGAAGCTGGTGCAAGCCCTGCTCAAGTGCCACACCATCGAGGAGTTTAGGGCCTCCAATCAG CGATCTGCGGTGCTGGGCAACAAGATCGAGATGGAGATCACCGATCTGGTGGAGAAGAACCCCTCGCTGCTGCGACTCGGCTTGCATCTGGAGTTCAACGATGCCCGCCACCGCGTGGCCGCTCACCTCCAGCGCAACATCGACAGAA
- the LOC108155789 gene encoding tropomodulin isoform X12: MEAEFQKIKLRPVPKVKRRAPQPPPASLKLKPQTNTSATTKTTTLTTPAKLYGKDLSEYDDVDVESLLAQLSPEEITILAKEVDPDDNFLPPDQRCSYECSKDATGPLNRKQLIEHINKQAIETPDEPEFEPYVQGKVRGKKWVPPPRDAREIEAEEQIAIDMGDEYEHALNDATQEEIIDLAAILGFHSMMNQDQYHASLLNKGQPVGMGWDGITKSTQQKLFPMDPPNATDVEESIKRVKDDDSKLVDLNLNNIKNISDEKLEQLFAALPQNEHLEVLSLTNVGLTDKTALLLAEAIEKSKTLRVLNVETNFISPPVIVKLVQALLKCHTIEEFRASNQRSAVLGNKIEMEITDLVEKNPSLLRLGLHLEFNDARHRVAAHLQRNIDRIRVKRLNQRK; the protein is encoded by the exons ATGGAGGCCGAGTTCCAGAAGATCAAGCTGCGGCCGGTGCCAAAGGTGAAGCGACGCGCCCCGCAGCCGCCGCCAGCGAGCCTCAAGCTGAAGCCACAGACAAAT ACTTCAGCCACCACAAAGACAACCACGCTCACGACGCCCGCCAAGCTGTATGGCAAGGATCTGAGCGAGTACGATGATGTGGATGTGGAGAGCCTGCTGGCCCAGCTCTCGCCTGAAGAGATCACCATACTGGCCAAAGAAGTGGATCCTGAT GACAACTTCCTGCCGCCTGACCAGCGCTGCAGCTACGAGTGCAGCAAGGATGCCACCGGGCCGCTCAATCGCAAGCAGCTGATCGAGCACATCAACAAGCAGGCCATCGAGACGCCCGACGAGCCCGAGTTCGAGCCGTATGTCCAGGGCAAGGTGCGCGGCAAGAAGTGGGTGCCCCCGCCGAGGGATGCCCGCGAGATCGAGGCCGAGGAACAGATCGCCATCGACATGGGCGACGAGTACGAGCACGCGCTGAACGACGCCACGCAGGAGGAGATCATCGATCTGGCCGCCATCCTGGGCTTCCACTCGATGATGAACCAGGACCAGTACCACGCCTCGCTGCTCAACAAGGGCCAGCCCGTGGGCATGGGCTGGGACGGCATCACAAAGTCCACGCAGCAGAAGCTCTTCCCCATGGACCCGCCCAACGCCACCGATGTGGAGGAGTCGATCAAGCGCGTCAAGGACGACGACTCCAAGCTGGTCGACTTGAACTTGAACAACATAAAG AACATCTCGGACGAGAAGCTCGAACAACTCTTCGCCGCACTGCCTCAGAACGAACATCTGGAAGTCCTCTCGCTGACAAACGTCGGCCTGACTGACAAGACAGCTCTCCTGCTCGCGGAGGCGATCGAGAAGAGCAAAACCCTGAGAGTATTAAACGTCGAGACCAACTTCATCAGTCCGCCCGTGATTGTGAAGCTGGTGCAAGCCCTGCTCAAGTGCCACACCATCGAGGAGTTTAGGGCCTCCAATCAG CGATCTGCGGTGCTGGGCAACAAGATCGAGATGGAGATCACCGATCTGGTGGAGAAGAACCCCTCGCTGCTGCGACTCGGCTTGCATCTGGAGTTCAACGATGCCCGCCACCGCGTGGCCGCTCACCTCCAGCGCAACATCGACAGAA